From the genome of Phycicoccus duodecadis:
CAAGCATTCCTAACTCCTTTGGTAGGTGCTCCGCGGCCGGATGCCGGCCGGGCCCCTGGGATCGCCCGGGGGATCGTTCTCTGGCGCGCAAGCCGCCGCGAACACCTGAAATGTAGGAACGGGGCGCAGGCCCGGCAAGGTCCACACCCTGCGCTGTTTCGATACTATTTTTCGTCGCTCACCCGTGCGATGCTGCTCTCGGGTGAGCGAAGGCGCACCAGAGGTCGCCGCGCCCACCCCGGACCCGCCCTGTCAACGAGGAGTGGTGAAGATTTCGTATCAGTCCACGGGCACCCCCCGCGCGCGTCTGGCCGGTTTCCCCTCGACCACGGTCGAAGGGGCGTCGCACGAGGAGCCGTTGGTCCGCAGCCCCTACCCGGCCGCGCCCCGGCGCGAGATCATCCCGCCGCACCCCGACCACGCGGTGCGCACCCTGACCCACGACTTCCCCAGCGAGATCTGCGGCTGGGGCGCCCACCCCGAGTACGAGATCCACCTGATCACCAAGACCTCGGGCAGCTTCATCGCCGGCGACCACGTCGGCACCTTCGCGCCCGGTCACGTCAGCATCATGGGCCCGAACCTGCCGCACGACTGGGTCAGCGACCTCCCGCCCGGCCAGGTGGCGGTCGACCGCGACGCCGTGATCCAGTTCACCGACGACTGGGTGCGCCAGTGCATGCAGCTCATCCCCGAGCTGTCCGAGGTCGACGAGGTCCTCCGTCAGTCGACGCGGGGCCTGGTCTTCTCCGGCGCCACCGCCTGGCGGGCGGCCGAGACCATCCTGCAGGTCGTGCGCAGCAGCGGCACCGAGCAGATCGGGCACCTGTTCTCGCTGCTCGCGACCTTCGCCCGCTCACCCCAGGAGGAGCGCGAGGTGGTGGCCAGCGAGTGGCTGGGCCGCCCCACCGACGCCAACTCGCTCAACGCCGTCGAGGCCGGCCTGGCGTACATCTTCGAGAACCTCACCGGCGACATCCGGCTGGCCACGGCCGCGCGGCTCGCCTACATGTCCGAGCCGACGTTCTCGAAGTACTTCAAGTCGGCGACCGGGATGACGTTCAGCAGCATGGTCAAGCGCCTGCGCATCGCCCACGCGCGCCGGCTGCTCGACACCACCGACGAACCCGTGGCCCAGGTGGCGGCCCTGAGCGGCTACCACAACATGGCCAACTTCAACCGTCAGTTCCTCACCGAGGTCGGCACGACGCCCACGGCCTACCGGCGGCTGGAGTCCTCGCAGAAGCCGCCCTCCGAGGTCCTCAGCCTCGGCCGGCGCGCCACCGCCGAGTGACCGCCGCGGCTCACTCCCCGAGTGCTCGGTCGATCGCTCCGTGCACCCCGTGCTCGGCCAGGACCGCGCGCTGGCGCAGGAACTCGGCCCGGAAGCGCTCGTCCTGCCCGAGGTCCCCCAGGATCCGGGTGAGCCCCAGGAAGGCCGCCGGGTCGGGGTCTGCTGCTGCGCGGCTCATCGCCTCGGCGTGCACGTCGGGCGGGACCTCGGCGGCGGGCAGGCCCCCACGGGCCACCAGGGCCCAGTACTCGGCCCACGCGGCGACCATCAGGGCACCCAGCGCCACCGGGCGGCCGGCGGCCAGGTTGTCGCGCGCCGTCGGGACGGTGAAGGTCGCCATCCGGTTCCCGCCGTCCGTGGCCAGGCGCACGAGGGTGTCGCGGATGCCGGGGTTCGAGAAGCGCTCGAGCAGGGTGGCCATGTAGCCGGGCAGGTCGATGCCGGGCAGCTCGCCCAGGGTCGGCGCCGCTTCGTCGGCCATGTAGCGCTCGAGGTAGCGCCGGATGCGGTCGTCGCGCATGGTCTCGTCGACCAGCACGTAGCCCACCGGGGCGCCGAGGTAGGCGAGTGCCTGGTGGCTGGCGTTGAGCAGCCGCAGCTTCATCAGCTCGTAGGGCGTGACGTCGTCGACGAACTGCACGTCGGCGGCCTCCAGCGGTGGTCGCCCGAGCGGGAACTCGTCCTCGACGATCCACTGGGTGAAGGGCTCCGCCGGCACCGGCCAGCGGTCCTCGACGCCGAAGTCCCGCGCGAGGGCCTCGCGGTCGGCGTCGGTGGTCGCGGGGGTGATCCGGTCGACCATGCAGTTGGGGAACGCGACCTCGGCCTCGATCCAGTCGGCCAGCTCGGCGTCGACCAGGCGGGCGAACCCCACGACGGTCTGCCGGCACACGCCGCCGTTGCCCTGGAGGTTGTCGCACGACAGGACGGTGAAGGGGGCGACGCCCGCCGCGCGCCGGCGCCGCAGGCCCTCGACGATGAACCCGAAGGCGGTTCGTGGGGTGTCGAGGTGGTCGACGTCGTGGACCACGGCCTCGTCGGCGTCGTCGAACCGTCCGGTCCCGGCGTCCTTGAGGTACCCGCCCTCGGTGACGGTGAGCGACACGACGCGCACCGCCGGGTCGACGAGGCGGTCGTACACGGCCTCGGCCTCCTCCGGCGCGAAGAGGTACTCGAGGACGCTGCCGACCACACGCGGGTCCAGCGAGCCGTCGGGGTGGCGCACCACGAGGGTGTAGAGGCAGTCCTGGGCGCGCATGGCGTCACGCATCGCCGCGTCCTGCGGCAGCACCCCGACCCCGCAGATCCCCCAGTCGAGGCCCTGGCCCGACTCCATGAGCCGGTCGAGGTACATCGCCTGGTGCGAGCGGTGGAAGTTGCCGAAGCCGAAGTGGACGATCCCCACGTGCGCCGCGTCCCGGTCGTAGGACGGGGTGGGCACCCCGACTCCCGACAGGTCAGCGCTGATCCGAGCGGTCACTGGTGCTGCTCCTTTCACGGGAACGCGGACAGCCTCGCCCGCATGTAACCAACCCACGGGCCCGGCTGCCAACCCTCACGGCCGGGCACGGAAGAAACCATCGACAGGACACCAGATGCCATCGACGCGGGCCCCCGGGGGTCAGGAGCAGATGTCCTGGTCCGCGGTGCGGGCCACGATGCTGCCGGTCGGGGCCGGGACGGGTGCGGTCGGGGTGGGGAGGGGCTGGCTGCCGAGCCGGTTCGGCACCTCGACCACGGCCTTGGCCCCCGCCCCGACGGTGACGCGCACGGTCTGCCCGAGCGTGGCGTCCTCCTTCGAGGTCGAGCCGGGGAAGGCAGCCGCGACGGTGCGGGCGGCCTCCTCCTGCCCGGTGCCGTACGCCACGACGACACCGTCGGGGCGGTCGGCCACGGAGCCGGTCGTGACGCCGGCGAAACCCTGCACCCGCAGCGCCGCCGCGATGTCGGCGGCCAGGCCGCTCACGCCGGTGGCGTTGACGACGAGCACGCGGATGTCGGCGGGGCTGACCGTGAGCGCGGCCTGGGTGGGCGTCGCACTCGGCGACGCGGACGCGCTCGGCCTGGCGACCGGCCGGTCCTGGCGCAGGGCGGTCCACAGCGTCGCGGCCGCGCCGGTCCACTGCACGCGGTTGGGGTCCTGGGGGTAGGTCTCGGTGGGCACCGTGACGAACGCGATGTTCCCGACCCCGGTGTCCTGCACCGACGTCGCGATGTCGCGCATCTCGCCGAGCCCCAGGCTCTCGTCGGTGGTCAGCGAGCGGGTGGCGGCATCCAGGAACCCGTAGAGCTTGTCGGGGCGCAGCAGCAGCGAGGTGCGGGTGGCCTCCTGGACGACCGACGAGAGGAACGCCTGCTGGCGCTTGATCCGCCCGAGGTCGGAGCCGTCGCCCTCGGTGTAGCGGACCCGGACGTAGCCCAGCGCCTGCTCGCCGTCGAGGACGTGCCGCCCCGCCGGGAGCCGCAAATGGGCCTTGGGGTCGTTGATGGGTTTGGGCGTGCACACCGGCACCCCGCCGAGCGCGTCGACCATCCCTTTGAAGCCGTTGAAGTCGACGACCGCGAAGTGGTCGATGAACACCCCGGTGTCGCCCTCGATGGTGTTGATGGTGCAGGCCGGCCCACCCATGCTGAAGGCGGCGTTGAACTGCTGCACCGTCCACTGGGCCTTCGGGACCTTGGCGTCGCAGTGGGGCGGCATCCGCACCATCGAGTCCCGCGGGATCGAGACCACCGTGACGTGACGGCGGTCGGCCGACAGGTGCGCGACCAGGGTGGTGTCGGAGCGGGCCCCCGAGACGCTGGCGGCGTCGGAGGTCCCCTCCCCGACCCGGGTGTCGGAGCCGATCAGCAGGATGTTGAGGGGGCCCTCTGCCACCTTGGTCGGGCGGTCGCTGGCCAGCGCGCCGCTCACGTCGACGCGCGTGATGTTGCCGTTCAGGCGCCACCAGACGACGCCGACGGCCGAGGCCGCGACCACCGCCAGAACCGCCCCCACGGCCACGATGCGGCGACGTCGGGGATGCCGCCGTGTGCTGACGCCTGCCGGCGCGGCCCGGGGGAGGTTCCCGTCCGCGCGGTCAGGGCGGGGCTCCTCCGCCATCTACCGGACTCCTTCTCGACCCGCCGACCGTCGCCACGGGCGTGGCCTGTGATCGAGCACCACCGACCGAGTGTAGGGACAGCGGCTGGGAGGAGCCTGAAGTTCCGCCGGGGTTCGACCACCGGACGGCCACGACCCCCGCTCGGCGTGGCCGGGCGGGGGTCGTGGTGAGGACTCGGGAGGACCCGGGTCAGATGGGGCGGACCTGGTCGGCCTGCGGACCCTTCGGACCCTGGGTGACCTCGAACTCGACGCGCTGCGCCTCGTCCAGGCTGCGGTAGCCCTGGGTGTCGATCGCCGAGTAGTGAACGAACACGTCCGGACCACCGCTGTCCTGAGCGATGAATCCGAAGCCCTTCTCGGCGTTGAACCACTTCACGGTGCCCTGTGCCATGTGGGGAGATTTCCTTTGCTTCTGTAGCACTCGGGCGACACACCTCGTGCCGCCCGTGGATGCGACTCCAGCCCCGCGTGACGTGGGTTTCGACCTTCGAGGTACCGCTGAACGCTGCAACCGCGATGGAACTTAGCAGAGAGGAACGCGCCTCGCGCGGGGGCGCCGCGCGGTGCCGACGGCCGGTCAGGAGACCGCCGGGCGGACCGCCAGGACGTCGCAGCCGACCTCGGTGAGCACCTGCCGGACGGTCGAGCGCGGGTGCGAGCCGAGGGGCTGCGAGGCGCGCAGCCCGACGACCACCAGGCGCGCCCGGTGCTCGGCCACAGCGGCCAGCAGCTCCTCGGCCGCCGACCGGCCCCGGCTGGGCTGCACCAGCTCGTACGGGACCCCGATCTCGGCGAGGCGACGGCACAGGGAGGCGACGTCGCGGGGGTCGGCCAGGTCGCGGCGCTCGCCCGCCATCACGGCGTTGACCACCACGAGCCGCTCTCGGGCCCGCTCGGCCTCCGCCAGTGCGGCGTCGAGGGCGGCGAGACCCTCGCGCCGCGGGACGTACCCGACGACGATCGTCATGCGTGCACTCCGTCGTGCCTCCGGGACGTACCGCGGACCGTACGGAGCGCCGCACCCGGTCGTCCGTCGGGTGCGGCGCTCCCTGTCGGTCAGGAGGCGGGCTCGACCCGCGTGGCGCCGGTCATGATGGCGACGCCCTCGCCCATGTCGTGCGACGACGGGGTGATGACCCCGGCACAGCCACCGAGCCGCTGGATGTGGATGCGGTCGGCGACCTCCCACACGTGCGGCATGTTGTGGCTGATGAGGATGACGGCCAGGC
Proteins encoded in this window:
- a CDS encoding helix-turn-helix domain-containing protein, which translates into the protein MKISYQSTGTPRARLAGFPSTTVEGASHEEPLVRSPYPAAPRREIIPPHPDHAVRTLTHDFPSEICGWGAHPEYEIHLITKTSGSFIAGDHVGTFAPGHVSIMGPNLPHDWVSDLPPGQVAVDRDAVIQFTDDWVRQCMQLIPELSEVDEVLRQSTRGLVFSGATAWRAAETILQVVRSSGTEQIGHLFSLLATFARSPQEEREVVASEWLGRPTDANSLNAVEAGLAYIFENLTGDIRLATAARLAYMSEPTFSKYFKSATGMTFSSMVKRLRIAHARRLLDTTDEPVAQVAALSGYHNMANFNRQFLTEVGTTPTAYRRLESSQKPPSEVLSLGRRATAE
- a CDS encoding mannitol dehydrogenase family protein; amino-acid sequence: MTARISADLSGVGVPTPSYDRDAAHVGIVHFGFGNFHRSHQAMYLDRLMESGQGLDWGICGVGVLPQDAAMRDAMRAQDCLYTLVVRHPDGSLDPRVVGSVLEYLFAPEEAEAVYDRLVDPAVRVVSLTVTEGGYLKDAGTGRFDDADEAVVHDVDHLDTPRTAFGFIVEGLRRRRAAGVAPFTVLSCDNLQGNGGVCRQTVVGFARLVDAELADWIEAEVAFPNCMVDRITPATTDADREALARDFGVEDRWPVPAEPFTQWIVEDEFPLGRPPLEAADVQFVDDVTPYELMKLRLLNASHQALAYLGAPVGYVLVDETMRDDRIRRYLERYMADEAAPTLGELPGIDLPGYMATLLERFSNPGIRDTLVRLATDGGNRMATFTVPTARDNLAAGRPVALGALMVAAWAEYWALVARGGLPAAEVPPDVHAEAMSRAAADPDPAAFLGLTRILGDLGQDERFRAEFLRQRAVLAEHGVHGAIDRALGE
- a CDS encoding LCP family protein, translating into MGAVLAVVAASAVGVVWWRLNGNITRVDVSGALASDRPTKVAEGPLNILLIGSDTRVGEGTSDAASVSGARSDTTLVAHLSADRRHVTVVSIPRDSMVRMPPHCDAKVPKAQWTVQQFNAAFSMGGPACTINTIEGDTGVFIDHFAVVDFNGFKGMVDALGGVPVCTPKPINDPKAHLRLPAGRHVLDGEQALGYVRVRYTEGDGSDLGRIKRQQAFLSSVVQEATRTSLLLRPDKLYGFLDAATRSLTTDESLGLGEMRDIATSVQDTGVGNIAFVTVPTETYPQDPNRVQWTGAAATLWTALRQDRPVARPSASASPSATPTQAALTVSPADIRVLVVNATGVSGLAADIAAALRVQGFAGVTTGSVADRPDGVVVAYGTGQEEAARTVAAAFPGSTSKEDATLGQTVRVTVGAGAKAVVEVPNRLGSQPLPTPTAPVPAPTGSIVARTADQDICS
- a CDS encoding cold-shock protein — protein: MAQGTVKWFNAEKGFGFIAQDSGGPDVFVHYSAIDTQGYRSLDEAQRVEFEVTQGPKGPQADQVRPI
- a CDS encoding universal stress protein; amino-acid sequence: MTIVVGYVPRREGLAALDAALAEAERARERLVVVNAVMAGERRDLADPRDVASLCRRLAEIGVPYELVQPSRGRSAAEELLAAVAEHRARLVVVGLRASQPLGSHPRSTVRQVLTEVGCDVLAVRPAVS